From Pirellulales bacterium, a single genomic window includes:
- a CDS encoding small basic protein codes for MTLDKSLRIRRGSVKASNVMKRGERIAKLKESERWNDTMSVLGLPKVRVIKLTMKKKKKKKEEEGAEGAAGAAAAPGAAAPAAGAKAAAGAKAAAAPAKGAAPAKAAAAPAKGAGKK; via the coding sequence ATGACCCTCGATAAAAGTCTTCGTATCCGCCGCGGCAGTGTGAAAGCCAGCAACGTCATGAAGCGCGGCGAGCGTATCGCCAAGCTGAAAGAATCGGAACGCTGGAACGATACCATGAGCGTATTGGGCCTGCCCAAGGTGCGCGTCATCAAGCTGACGATGAAGAAGAAGAAAAAGAAGAAGGAAGAGGAAGGGGCCGAAGGAGCCGCAGGCGCCGCCGCCGCTCCAGGCGCCGCCGCTCCCGCTGCTGGCGCTAAAGCTGCTGCGGGCGCCAAAGCTGCTGCTGCTCCTGCCAAGGGCGCCGCTCCCGCCAAAGCTGCCGCGGCACCGGCCAAAGGCGCTGGGAAGAAGTAA